A single region of the Phycisphaerae bacterium RAS1 genome encodes:
- the fliP gene encoding Flagellar biosynthetic protein FliP precursor: MAARSARQPAKRWAAIAACGAALLAAALCSAPASAQWPGQSSARTSADFVGPPAPTADPIYIPDLSRLVPQATQRESLSSSLQILVLLTILTVAPSIVLMMTCFGRIVIVLVLLRQALGTQQLPPSQVLIGLALFLTFLAMAPTWDRVRARAVDPYMEGRLPQLDAVAAAGDELRGFMFDQIEAAGNEDDVYMLYEYAAKRTVAADETLTRQQVPMTALVPAFILSELKAAFILGFRIYLPFLVIDMVIATVLVSMGMMMLPPVLISLPFKLLLFVLADGWRLVAGSLMASVAS; encoded by the coding sequence GTGGCCGCAAGGAGTGCGAGGCAACCGGCGAAACGATGGGCGGCGATCGCCGCCTGCGGCGCTGCGCTGCTCGCCGCAGCTCTGTGCTCCGCGCCCGCATCGGCGCAGTGGCCGGGGCAGTCGTCCGCCCGCACGTCCGCCGATTTCGTCGGTCCGCCCGCGCCGACGGCCGACCCGATCTACATTCCGGACCTGAGCAGGCTCGTTCCGCAGGCGACGCAGAGAGAGTCGCTCTCATCGTCGCTGCAAATCCTCGTTCTGCTGACGATTCTGACCGTCGCACCGAGCATTGTCCTGATGATGACCTGCTTCGGCCGCATCGTGATCGTGCTCGTGCTCCTGCGCCAGGCGCTGGGCACGCAGCAGCTTCCGCCGTCGCAGGTGCTCATCGGACTGGCGCTCTTTCTCACGTTCCTGGCGATGGCGCCGACGTGGGACCGCGTGCGCGCGCGGGCGGTTGATCCCTACATGGAAGGCCGCCTGCCACAACTCGACGCCGTGGCGGCGGCCGGCGACGAGCTGCGCGGGTTCATGTTCGACCAGATCGAAGCGGCGGGGAACGAAGACGACGTGTACATGCTCTACGAGTACGCCGCCAAGCGGACGGTTGCCGCGGATGAGACGCTGACGCGTCAACAGGTGCCGATGACGGCCCTCGTGCCGGCGTTCATCCTGAGCGAGCTGAAGGCGGCGTTCATCCTCGGTTTCCGCATCTACCTTCCGTTTCTGGTGATCGACATGGTGATTGCGACAGTGCTGGTGTCGATGGGCATGATGATGCTTCCGCCGGTGCTGATCTCGCTGCCCTTTAAGCTGTTGCTGTTTGTACTGGCGGATGGTTGGCGGCTGGTCGCGGGGTCGCTGATGGCGTCGGTGGCGAGTTAG
- the fliQ gene encoding Flagellar biosynthetic protein FliQ has protein sequence MDLGAALDLGREAVLTALIVSGPILAIGLVVGILISLGQAVTQLQDQTLSIVPKIVAMIGAAMFFIPWLAQRLIEYTKEMFAGS, from the coding sequence ATGGATCTGGGCGCGGCACTGGATCTGGGACGCGAGGCGGTGCTGACGGCGCTGATCGTCAGCGGGCCGATTCTGGCCATCGGGCTGGTGGTCGGCATTCTGATCAGCCTGGGCCAGGCCGTCACGCAGCTTCAGGACCAGACGCTCAGCATCGTGCCGAAGATCGTCGCCATGATCGGAGCGGCGATGTTCTTCATCCCGTGGCTCGCGCAGCGGCTGATTGAGTACACCAAGGAGATGTTCGCCGGTTCGTAG
- a CDS encoding flagellar biosynthesis protein FliR — protein sequence MPFDLVNLYTQLPLFALVASRLAGLILFQPILTSLAVPPNLRVLLVLGLAAMTTPFVSLPAPAPDSPLAFLVAMGGELLLGAALGLASLVCFVGLQMGGLLIAQESGSAFGAIADPSTNEEMSELSVFYAQMGAVVFLITGGHRVVLSICLDSLTALPLLADVNSLQRGAEVALNAATVGLELAVRVAAPTVLTLFLVNIAMGFISKALPQLNVLSVGFSMKSLIGFALIAASLPSAMTAFTEGLETTLDWAAEAIGK from the coding sequence ATGCCGTTTGACCTGGTCAACCTGTACACGCAGCTCCCGCTCTTCGCGCTGGTCGCGTCGCGGCTGGCCGGGCTGATCCTGTTTCAGCCGATCCTGACGTCCCTGGCCGTGCCGCCGAACCTGCGCGTGCTGTTGGTGCTGGGGCTGGCGGCGATGACGACGCCGTTTGTGAGCCTGCCGGCGCCGGCGCCGGACTCGCCCCTGGCGTTTCTGGTGGCAATGGGCGGCGAGCTCCTGCTGGGAGCGGCGCTGGGACTGGCGAGCCTGGTGTGCTTTGTCGGCTTGCAGATGGGCGGGCTGCTGATCGCGCAGGAGTCGGGCAGCGCGTTCGGCGCCATCGCCGACCCCAGCACGAACGAAGAAATGAGCGAATTGAGCGTGTTCTACGCGCAGATGGGGGCGGTCGTGTTCCTGATCACCGGCGGTCATCGCGTAGTGCTTTCGATCTGCCTCGACAGTCTGACGGCCTTGCCGCTGCTGGCGGACGTGAATTCGCTGCAGCGCGGCGCTGAGGTGGCGCTGAACGCGGCCACGGTCGGATTGGAACTGGCCGTGCGCGTGGCGGCGCCCACGGTTCTGACGCTCTTCCTGGTGAACATCGCGATGGGCTTCATCTCGAAGGCCCTGCCGCAACTGAACGTCTTGTCGGTCGGATTCTCGATGAAATCGCTGATCGGGTTTGCCCTGATCGCCGCCTCGCTGCCCAGCGCGATGACGGCCTTTACGGAAGGGCTGGAGACGACGCTGGATTGGGCGGCGGAGGCGATCGGCAAATAG
- the flhB gene encoding Flagellar biosynthetic protein FlhB: MAADDAGEKTEQPTARRLQEAREEGRVARSVDLSGAVAILAGIVLLRMLGPGMLDRFFGLTHTLGDAGDPTAGDLGVWLVRSARVAAEILGPFLAGVILITISGTVAQSGLLLSTKKLAPKLDVLNPVNGLKRLVSSDSVVRLGQGLAKMLLVAWVAYVTIRDRFGDVLTCGAIGTDAILMRSAELLYTLMLRLALVMLVLGIVDYFWQRKKLNKSLMMTKQEVRDELKRMEGDPMIRQRRRALQQKLALQRINRDVPRADVVVTNPTEFAVALKYDQATMAAPRVVAKGTDFLAARIRQVAQQSGVPVVQRPPLARALYAAVEVGHEVPAGYYRAVAEVLAYVYRLTGRAAG, from the coding sequence ATGGCCGCTGACGACGCTGGCGAAAAAACTGAGCAACCGACCGCGCGGCGCTTGCAGGAAGCCCGCGAGGAGGGTCGTGTTGCGCGCAGCGTCGATCTCAGCGGCGCGGTCGCAATTCTCGCGGGCATCGTTCTGCTGCGCATGCTCGGCCCCGGCATGCTCGACCGCTTCTTTGGCCTGACGCACACGCTCGGCGACGCCGGCGATCCGACCGCGGGCGACCTGGGGGTGTGGCTGGTCCGCAGCGCCCGCGTCGCCGCCGAGATCCTGGGGCCGTTCCTGGCGGGCGTGATCCTGATCACGATCAGCGGCACCGTGGCGCAGTCCGGGCTGCTGCTCTCGACGAAAAAGCTCGCGCCGAAGCTGGATGTGCTGAACCCGGTCAATGGCCTGAAGCGGCTCGTGTCGAGCGACTCCGTCGTGCGCCTCGGCCAGGGCCTGGCCAAGATGCTGCTGGTCGCATGGGTGGCGTACGTCACGATTCGCGACCGCTTCGGGGACGTGCTGACCTGCGGCGCCATCGGGACCGACGCGATCTTGATGCGCTCGGCGGAGTTGCTCTACACGCTGATGCTGCGGCTCGCGCTGGTGATGCTCGTGCTGGGGATCGTGGACTACTTCTGGCAGCGAAAGAAGCTGAACAAGAGCCTGATGATGACCAAGCAGGAAGTGCGCGACGAGCTGAAGCGCATGGAAGGCGATCCGATGATCCGCCAACGGCGGCGCGCCCTGCAGCAGAAACTGGCGCTACAGCGGATTAACCGGGACGTTCCGCGGGCGGACGTCGTCGTCACCAATCCGACCGAATTCGCCGTTGCGCTGAAATACGACCAGGCCACCATGGCCGCCCCGCGCGTCGTCGCGAAAGGAACGGATTTCCTCGCCGCCCGCATCCGGCAGGTCGCCCAGCAAAGCGGCGTGCCGGTCGTGCAGCGCCCGCCGCTGGCGCGGGCGCTCTACGCCGCCGTCGAAGTCGGCCACGAAGTTCCGGCCGGGTACTACCGCGCGGTGGCGGAGGTGCTGGCGTACGTGTACCGGCTGACGGGCAGGGCGGCGGGATGA
- the flhA gene encoding Flagellar biosynthesis protein FlhA, with protein sequence MNNTNSILAFLQRNRGLLFPAAAASLIFVILVPLPTAMLDLLLLINIMLSTIVLMTVMYLKAPLEFSSFPSLLLAMTLLRLVLNTATTRLILANGAEGTAAAGHVVEAFGFFVAGNSLAVGIIIFLIITVIQFVVITKGATRIAEVAARFTLDGMPGKQMAIDADLNAGTIDEGEARRRRKEISQEADFYGAMDGASKFVRGDAVAGIIITIVNILGGLYVGMVEHGMDVWRCLEVYTKLTIGDGLSSQIPAFILSVGAGMLVTRSTGQTNLGEEVLGQLFAKPVALGLASAFIGVLVLSPLPKIPVIAMAGGCGLMAFFMNQSQTAAASKKVADERARERAKPPKVESHLALDTLELQVGFGLVRLVDRARGGDMLDRIAGIRKQMASELGVLIPSIRIRDNATLDTNTYALLLRGQEIARGEALPDQLMAIDNGLGGERPAGVETREPAFNLKAWWIPAAQRDRAERNNYTVVDASGVLATHLAELLKRHAAELLTRADTQKLLDQLKQHNAALVEEVVPNLLKVGEVQKVLQNLLRERVPIRDLETIVETLGDWAAKTKDAEILTEYARNALARTLCGQYKDDSGVVHCVTLDPATEDYLQGNVQRLEHGSALTIPPNRQADLAGAIRRQVESAAAAAAGGGVVVLCSPQVRVWVRRLIEPLLPQTPVLALNEIVRGVDVQAHGVVTVSPAT encoded by the coding sequence ATGAACAACACGAACTCCATTCTGGCATTCCTTCAGCGCAACCGCGGCCTGCTCTTTCCGGCCGCCGCGGCGAGTTTGATTTTTGTCATTCTCGTGCCGCTGCCGACGGCGATGCTCGACCTGCTGCTGCTGATCAACATCATGCTCTCCACGATCGTCCTGATGACGGTCATGTACCTGAAAGCCCCGCTCGAGTTTTCCAGCTTCCCCTCGCTGCTCCTGGCCATGACGCTCCTGCGTCTGGTGCTCAACACCGCCACCACGCGGCTGATTCTGGCCAACGGCGCCGAAGGCACCGCGGCCGCCGGGCACGTGGTGGAGGCGTTTGGGTTCTTCGTCGCCGGCAACTCGCTAGCGGTCGGCATCATCATCTTCCTGATCATCACGGTGATTCAGTTTGTGGTGATTACGAAGGGCGCCACGCGCATTGCCGAAGTCGCCGCCCGCTTCACGCTTGACGGCATGCCCGGAAAGCAGATGGCCATCGACGCCGACCTGAACGCCGGCACCATCGACGAAGGCGAGGCCCGCCGCCGCCGAAAGGAGATTTCGCAGGAAGCCGACTTCTACGGGGCGATGGACGGCGCCAGCAAGTTCGTCCGCGGCGACGCCGTAGCAGGAATCATCATCACGATTGTGAACATCCTCGGCGGGCTGTACGTCGGCATGGTCGAGCACGGCATGGACGTGTGGCGCTGCCTGGAGGTCTACACCAAGCTGACCATCGGCGACGGCCTGTCGAGCCAGATTCCGGCGTTCATTTTGTCGGTCGGCGCGGGCATGCTGGTCACGCGCAGCACCGGACAGACCAATCTCGGCGAAGAGGTGCTGGGGCAGCTCTTTGCCAAGCCGGTGGCGCTCGGATTGGCGTCCGCCTTCATCGGGGTGCTGGTGCTGTCACCTTTGCCGAAGATTCCGGTGATCGCGATGGCGGGCGGATGCGGGCTGATGGCGTTTTTCATGAACCAGTCGCAGACGGCGGCGGCGTCGAAAAAAGTGGCCGACGAACGGGCGCGCGAGCGGGCCAAGCCGCCCAAGGTCGAGTCGCACCTGGCGCTGGACACGCTCGAATTGCAGGTCGGCTTCGGGTTGGTGCGGCTGGTGGACCGCGCCCGCGGGGGCGACATGCTCGATCGCATCGCCGGCATCCGCAAGCAGATGGCCAGTGAGCTGGGTGTGCTGATTCCGTCGATTCGCATCCGCGACAATGCCACGCTGGACACCAATACCTACGCGCTGCTTTTGCGCGGACAGGAAATCGCCCGCGGCGAGGCGCTTCCCGATCAACTCATGGCGATCGACAACGGCCTGGGCGGCGAGCGCCCGGCGGGAGTCGAGACGCGCGAGCCCGCGTTCAACCTGAAGGCCTGGTGGATCCCCGCCGCGCAGCGCGACCGCGCCGAGCGCAACAATTACACGGTTGTCGATGCCAGCGGCGTCCTGGCTACGCACCTGGCCGAGCTGCTGAAGCGGCACGCCGCCGAGCTGCTGACGCGGGCCGACACGCAGAAGCTCCTGGACCAGCTCAAGCAGCACAACGCGGCCCTGGTCGAGGAGGTCGTGCCGAACCTGCTGAAGGTGGGCGAGGTGCAGAAGGTGCTTCAGAACCTGCTGCGCGAACGTGTGCCCATCCGCGACCTGGAAACCATCGTCGAAACGCTGGGCGACTGGGCCGCCAAGACTAAAGACGCCGAAATCCTGACTGAGTACGCCCGCAACGCCCTCGCGCGGACGCTTTGTGGCCAGTACAAGGACGACAGCGGCGTCGTGCACTGCGTCACGCTCGACCCCGCCACCGAAGACTACCTGCAAGGCAACGTGCAACGCCTTGAGCACGGCTCGGCCCTGACTATTCCGCCGAACCGGCAGGCCGACCTGGCCGGGGCGATTCGCCGGCAGGTCGAGTCGGCCGCCGCGGCCGCGGCCGGCGGGGGCGTCGTCGTCCTCTGTTCGCCGCAGGTGCGCGTGTGGGTGCGGCGGCTGATTGAGCCGCTGCTTCCTCAGACACCGGTGCTGGCGCTCAATGAAATCGTGCGCGGTGTCGATGTTCAGGCACATGGCGTCGTGACGGTATCTCCGGCGACCTGA
- the flhF gene encoding Flagellar biosynthesis protein FlhF: MAEVRTFRAATMPAALALVKRDLGADAVILGTRTIEPHGVGRLLGRGVVEITASPGVSGVGRGSSADVRGERPAEIRVGRASRPSMSVEPVGSAVRTTGRDTASDARTAGVVNGPRCGPYGLPNHGLSNDLLPYYTRLVQHELAAELAAELVQRAARSGGDAEALERELREYIAGLIPTSGGITLTGTQARRVLFVGPPGAGKTTSVAKLAAHFALRQKKRVAVVSLDMHRLGAHEQLRRYAEIIGVAFHAAQSGAEVRELFAKLKDVDLILIDTPGVGRRDDARFARLAAMMRAAKADEIHLVLPAGMSEAVQSRTAAAFAPLGVSRVVLTRLDDALGLGVITNTVAKLNWRLSYVCNGQNVPRDIEEACGRRLAAVVFPAN; encoded by the coding sequence TTGGCCGAGGTACGGACATTTCGGGCGGCGACGATGCCCGCGGCGCTGGCGCTGGTGAAGCGCGACCTGGGCGCCGACGCCGTGATCCTCGGCACGCGGACCATCGAACCGCACGGCGTCGGCCGGCTGCTGGGGCGCGGCGTGGTCGAGATCACCGCCTCGCCCGGCGTCAGCGGGGTGGGACGGGGGTCTTCGGCCGACGTGCGGGGGGAACGGCCGGCCGAGATTCGGGTGGGACGGGCGTCTCGCCCGTCCATGTCCGTCGAGCCCGTAGGGTCCGCTGTGCGGACCACCGGGCGTGATACGGCGTCCGATGCGCGAACCGCCGGCGTCGTGAATGGTCCGCGCTGCGGACCCTACGGATTGCCGAACCACGGATTGTCGAACGACCTGCTGCCCTACTACACGCGTTTGGTTCAGCATGAACTGGCGGCCGAACTCGCCGCGGAGCTCGTGCAGCGCGCCGCCCGCAGCGGCGGCGACGCCGAGGCGCTCGAACGCGAGCTGCGCGAGTACATCGCCGGGCTGATCCCCACCAGCGGTGGAATCACGCTGACCGGAACTCAGGCGCGGCGCGTGTTGTTCGTCGGTCCACCGGGCGCGGGAAAGACGACCAGCGTCGCCAAGCTCGCGGCCCATTTCGCGTTGCGCCAGAAGAAACGCGTCGCGGTGGTGTCGCTCGACATGCATCGCCTTGGCGCCCATGAGCAGCTTCGCCGCTACGCCGAGATCATCGGCGTCGCGTTTCACGCGGCGCAGTCCGGCGCCGAAGTGCGCGAGCTGTTTGCGAAGCTGAAGGACGTCGATCTGATCCTGATCGACACGCCCGGCGTCGGCCGCCGCGATGACGCCCGCTTCGCCCGGCTGGCGGCCATGATGCGCGCGGCCAAGGCCGACGAGATCCACCTGGTGCTGCCGGCCGGCATGAGTGAGGCGGTGCAATCCCGCACCGCGGCGGCCTTTGCCCCGCTGGGCGTCTCGCGCGTCGTGCTGACCCGCCTCGACGACGCCCTGGGATTGGGCGTGATCACGAACACCGTCGCCAAGCTGAACTGGCGCCTGTCCTATGTCTGCAACGGACAAAATGTGCCGCGCGACATCGAGGAGGCTTGCGGGCGCCGCCTTGCCGCAGTAGTCTTTCCCGCCAACTGA
- the fliA_1 gene encoding RNA polymerase sigma factor FliA — translation MIPAGAGRIRRVSREQAVQTISDPAALAAAWHSFKATGDESTRNRLMEHYLYLVRFTAERIGSKLPDEVDVDDLMSSGVFGLADAIDAFDLDRGVKFETYCAPRIRGAILDELRNMDWVPRLVRQRAHRVASAVSALTVELGRAPNQDELSKRLHIPADQLEKLLRDANSVSLVSLSKKLSNSDAARDVYEIDVQPTTEDADPAVEAQKRDLKELVTRGLSRAERLIIVLYYYEQMTMKQIGRTLDLSESRVSQMHSAVLERLRDQLGTRDLRIGPGASFSH, via the coding sequence ATGATCCCAGCCGGCGCCGGGCGCATTCGCCGCGTCAGCCGCGAGCAGGCCGTTCAGACCATCAGCGACCCGGCCGCGCTGGCCGCCGCGTGGCACAGCTTCAAGGCCACGGGCGACGAATCGACCCGCAACCGCCTCATGGAGCACTATCTCTATCTCGTCCGCTTCACCGCCGAACGCATCGGCTCGAAGCTCCCGGACGAAGTGGACGTGGACGATCTGATGAGTTCCGGCGTCTTCGGCCTGGCCGACGCGATCGACGCCTTCGACCTTGATCGCGGCGTCAAGTTTGAAACGTATTGCGCCCCGCGCATTCGCGGCGCCATTCTCGACGAGTTGCGAAACATGGATTGGGTCCCGCGGCTCGTCCGGCAGAGGGCGCACCGGGTCGCGTCGGCGGTCTCCGCCCTGACGGTCGAGCTGGGCCGCGCCCCGAACCAGGATGAGCTGAGCAAGCGGCTGCACATTCCCGCTGACCAGCTCGAAAAGCTGCTGCGCGACGCCAACTCCGTCTCGCTCGTGTCGCTCTCGAAGAAGCTGAGCAACTCCGACGCCGCCCGCGACGTGTACGAAATCGACGTCCAGCCGACCACTGAAGACGCCGACCCGGCGGTCGAGGCGCAGAAGCGCGACCTGAAGGAACTCGTGACCCGCGGGCTCTCGCGGGCCGAACGGCTGATCATCGTGCTGTATTACTACGAGCAGATGACCATGAAGCAGATCGGCCGCACGCTCGACCTGTCCGAGTCGCGCGTCAGCCAGATGCACTCGGCCGTCTTGGAGCGGCTCCGCGACCAGCTCGGCACGCGTGATCTCAGAATCGGCCCCGGCGCGAGCTTCAGCCACTAG
- a CDS encoding exoaminopeptidase, protein MAISRVLREVLALPTAAFVEKAVYAYVERFCRKLGGVEIAYDRHGNLLAHYRHRPGPAAPLVFTAHTDHPGFCALNMDDARTLRAAFRGWVEPEYFVGTGVRFWSGGKWIKGKVAKIVRAAPIYGMIGRTGRPEEVLIRLQRPVESGAAGMWDLPDPFERDGCVHARGCDDLAGAASMLALLERLSKKRSAADVRCLFTRAEEVGFIGAIGAARDGTIPRELPIIAIETSKALVNAKIGDGPILRVGDKSSVFTPAVTQFCDLVGKELMQRKRSFAYQRKLMDGGTCESTAYVAYGYAATGMCVALGNYHNMDEKRGRIASEYVSLTDWQRMVDWFEALALDEKGYDPAGADMKAGLDQRFAQYEALLRT, encoded by the coding sequence ATGGCGATCTCCAGAGTCCTGAGAGAAGTGCTCGCCTTGCCGACGGCGGCGTTTGTCGAAAAAGCCGTCTACGCGTACGTCGAGCGTTTCTGTCGAAAACTGGGCGGCGTGGAAATCGCCTACGACCGCCACGGAAACCTGCTCGCGCACTACCGCCATCGGCCCGGTCCGGCAGCGCCGCTGGTCTTCACGGCCCACACTGACCACCCGGGATTCTGCGCCCTGAACATGGACGATGCGCGCACCCTGCGAGCCGCGTTCCGCGGCTGGGTGGAGCCGGAGTATTTCGTCGGCACGGGCGTCCGATTCTGGAGCGGCGGGAAGTGGATCAAGGGCAAAGTGGCCAAGATCGTCCGGGCCGCGCCGATCTACGGCATGATCGGCCGCACCGGCCGGCCGGAGGAAGTCCTGATCCGTCTCCAGCGCCCGGTCGAGAGCGGCGCGGCGGGGATGTGGGATTTGCCGGATCCGTTTGAGCGGGACGGCTGCGTGCACGCGCGCGGCTGCGATGATCTGGCCGGAGCGGCGTCGATGCTGGCGCTTTTGGAGCGGCTCAGCAAGAAGCGCTCCGCGGCGGACGTGCGCTGCCTTTTTACCCGGGCGGAGGAAGTCGGCTTCATTGGCGCGATCGGCGCCGCCCGCGACGGCACGATCCCGCGCGAACTGCCGATCATCGCGATCGAGACCAGCAAGGCCCTCGTCAACGCGAAGATCGGCGACGGACCGATTCTGCGCGTGGGCGACAAATCGAGCGTGTTCACGCCCGCGGTCACGCAGTTCTGCGACCTCGTCGGCAAGGAGCTGATGCAGCGGAAGAGGAGCTTCGCGTATCAGCGAAAGCTCATGGACGGCGGGACGTGCGAATCGACCGCGTACGTGGCGTACGGCTACGCAGCCACGGGCATGTGCGTGGCGCTGGGCAACTATCACAATATGGATGAGAAGCGCGGCAGAATCGCCAGCGAGTACGTCAGTCTGACCGATTGGCAGCGGATGGTGGACTGGTTCGAGGCGCTGGCGCTGGATGAGAAGGGCTACGACCCGGCCGGGGCGGATATGAAAGCCGGTCTCGATCAGCGATTTGCTCAGTACGAAGCGCTGCTGCGCACGTAG
- the tig gene encoding Trigger factor, with protein sequence MELPGLADFVADPYLREKAEKKAQSLLDELKKAVKAEVKDAGVLRKEMRVIVPEKAITDHVAFNFDEIANDAVVPGFRKGRAPRRLIEKRFAGEVRESLKTTILGQSFFAAVESQKLSVLGDPLFKMKEGDGEKLVEFQEALSRLKLPERGDLDYVCEFEVKPTFTLPELKGIPVRSPQITIDDKAVEDEILRQRKVRGHYEPLEGGAAEAEDMIVADVLLTCEGKEVKKEENLQLGLRPSRLDGVPLLTLHEVLKGVKVGDQRSVECTFPDDYERADLRGKQGRFEFTVQELKRLSAQSQQDFMQQLGCESEQELREIVRERMESEVDRLIQRAKREQVFQYLLDKTPIEVPTDLSARQTDRAVIRRVVDLQQNGTPMPEIEARIDELRTSAKEQVVRDLKLSFILEQVAAGLGVSVAEEEVNTEIARIARLYNRRFDRIRDDLQAQGLFPQLVEQLKHDRCVTALLTHANIEQVAVPAPTSEP encoded by the coding sequence ATGGAACTTCCGGGACTGGCCGATTTTGTCGCCGATCCGTACCTGCGCGAGAAAGCGGAAAAGAAGGCGCAATCACTTCTGGACGAGCTGAAGAAGGCGGTCAAGGCGGAGGTGAAAGACGCCGGCGTGCTGCGCAAGGAGATGCGCGTCATCGTGCCGGAGAAGGCCATCACCGATCACGTCGCCTTCAATTTCGATGAGATCGCCAACGACGCGGTCGTTCCGGGTTTTCGCAAGGGGCGGGCCCCGCGGCGGCTGATCGAGAAGCGCTTCGCCGGCGAAGTGCGCGAGTCGCTCAAGACCACCATCCTGGGCCAGTCGTTCTTCGCCGCGGTCGAGTCGCAGAAGCTCTCCGTGCTGGGCGACCCGCTGTTCAAGATGAAGGAAGGCGACGGCGAGAAGCTGGTCGAGTTCCAGGAAGCGCTCAGCCGGCTGAAGCTGCCGGAGCGCGGCGATCTGGACTACGTGTGCGAGTTCGAGGTCAAGCCCACCTTCACGCTGCCCGAGCTGAAGGGCATCCCGGTGAGAAGCCCGCAGATCACGATCGACGACAAGGCTGTCGAGGATGAAATTCTGAGGCAGCGCAAAGTCCGCGGCCACTACGAGCCGCTCGAGGGCGGCGCGGCCGAGGCGGAGGACATGATCGTCGCCGACGTGCTGCTCACCTGCGAGGGCAAGGAAGTCAAGAAGGAAGAGAACCTGCAGCTCGGGTTGCGCCCCTCGCGGCTGGATGGCGTACCGCTCCTGACGCTGCACGAAGTGCTCAAGGGCGTGAAGGTGGGCGACCAGCGCAGCGTCGAATGCACCTTCCCGGACGACTACGAGCGGGCCGACCTGCGCGGCAAGCAGGGGCGGTTCGAATTCACGGTGCAGGAACTCAAGCGGCTGTCGGCCCAGTCGCAGCAGGATTTCATGCAGCAGCTCGGCTGCGAGAGCGAGCAGGAGCTGCGCGAGATCGTCCGCGAGCGGATGGAGAGCGAAGTGGACCGCCTGATTCAGCGGGCCAAGCGCGAGCAGGTGTTCCAGTACCTGCTGGACAAGACGCCGATCGAGGTGCCGACCGATCTGTCTGCGCGCCAGACCGACCGGGCCGTCATCCGCCGCGTGGTCGACCTTCAGCAGAATGGCACGCCCATGCCTGAGATCGAGGCCCGCATCGATGAGCTGCGCACCAGCGCCAAGGAGCAGGTGGTGCGCGACCTGAAGCTGAGCTTCATCCTCGAGCAGGTGGCCGCCGGGCTGGGGGTCAGCGTCGCCGAGGAAGAGGTCAACACCGAAATTGCGCGCATCGCGCGGCTCTATAATCGCCGCTTTGATCGCATCCGCGACGATCTTCAGGCGCAGGGCCTGTTCCCGCAGCTCGTGGAGCAGCTCAAGCACGACCGCTGCGTCACAGCCCTGCTGACGCATGCGAACATCGAACAGGTCGCGGTCCCGGCGCCGACGTCCGAGCCGTAA